From a region of the Fusobacterium periodonticum ATCC 33693 genome:
- a CDS encoding M3 family oligoendopeptidase, with protein MKFNDIPYQRPNMEEVKKYFKDFTKNLKNANSATEQVKLIEEFAHFKKDLSTTRELANVRHSIDTSDKFYEAEIDFFDENDPIIATLDTEVSRAIFNSKFRTELEEKFGKHYFKLLECKLVLNEKAIPFMQKENALSTKYDKIIANSKIKFRGKEYTVSQMPPLLQNPDREFRKEAYQARAKFFEEHQEEFDSIYDEMVKVRTEMAKALGYKNYIELQYKLLNRTDYDHNDVAKYREKVLKTLTPLAVKIKKIQAERLGIKDFKYYDEACDFKDGNSNPNGDVDFIVKNAQKMYRELSPETGKFFDFMVENELMDLVAKPKKSVGGFCTSFDKYKQPFIFSNFNGTKGDIDVITHEAGHAFQCYMSQYQLLPDYIWPTFDAAEIHSMSMEFLTWPWMELFFGENTNKYKYSALKGALTFIPYGVTIDHFQHYVYENPDATPEERRKKYHELELMYKPDLDYDNDFYNSGTIWFAQGHVFWAPFYYIDYTLAQVCAFQYLLKYLENKEETLKEYITLCKAGGSESFFKLLDIGNLKNPMTTNILEEIAPKLEELLNSIEI; from the coding sequence ATGAAATTTAATGATATTCCTTATCAAAGACCAAATATGGAAGAGGTCAAAAAATATTTTAAGGATTTTACAAAAAATCTAAAAAATGCTAATTCTGCTACAGAACAAGTAAAACTTATTGAAGAATTTGCTCATTTTAAAAAAGATTTAAGTACAACTAGAGAGTTAGCTAATGTCCGTCACAGTATAGATACTTCTGATAAATTCTATGAAGCTGAGATAGATTTCTTTGATGAAAATGATCCTATCATAGCTACACTTGATACTGAAGTTTCAAGAGCTATATTTAATTCAAAATTTAGAACTGAATTAGAAGAAAAGTTTGGAAAACATTATTTTAAACTTTTAGAATGTAAATTAGTTTTAAATGAAAAAGCTATTCCTTTTATGCAAAAAGAAAATGCTCTATCAACTAAATATGATAAAATAATTGCTAATTCAAAAATTAAATTTAGAGGAAAAGAATATACAGTTTCTCAAATGCCTCCTCTTTTACAAAATCCAGATAGAGAATTTAGAAAGGAAGCATACCAAGCTAGAGCTAAATTTTTTGAAGAACACCAAGAAGAATTTGATAGTATTTATGATGAAATGGTAAAGGTTAGGACTGAAATGGCTAAGGCTTTAGGTTATAAAAACTATATTGAATTACAATATAAACTTTTAAATAGAACTGACTATGACCATAATGATGTAGCTAAATATAGAGAAAAAGTTTTAAAAACTTTAACTCCTCTTGCAGTAAAAATAAAAAAAATTCAAGCTGAAAGATTAGGAATAAAGGATTTTAAATATTATGATGAAGCTTGTGATTTTAAAGATGGAAATTCTAATCCTAATGGTGATGTTGATTTTATAGTTAAAAATGCTCAAAAGATGTATAGAGAATTAAGCCCTGAAACAGGTAAATTCTTTGATTTTATGGTTGAGAATGAGTTGATGGACTTAGTTGCAAAACCTAAAAAATCTGTTGGAGGTTTCTGCACAAGTTTTGATAAATATAAACAACCTTTTATCTTCTCAAATTTTAATGGTACAAAAGGAGATATAGATGTTATAACTCATGAAGCTGGACATGCTTTCCAATGTTATATGTCTCAATATCAACTATTACCAGACTACATTTGGCCAACTTTTGATGCTGCTGAAATTCACTCAATGTCTATGGAATTTTTAACATGGCCTTGGATGGAACTGTTCTTTGGTGAAAATACAAATAAATACAAATACTCAGCTTTAAAAGGAGCCTTGACATTTATTCCTTATGGAGTTACTATAGACCATTTTCAACATTATGTATATGAAAATCCTGATGCTACTCCTGAGGAAAGAAGAAAAAAATACCATGAGCTTGAATTAATGTATAAACCTGACTTAGACTATGATAATGACTTCTATAACAGTGGGACAATCTGGTTTGCTCAAGGGCATGTTTTCTGGGCACCTTTCTATTATATAGATTATACTCTTGCTCAAGTTTGTGCCTTCCAATATCTTCTAAAATATTTAGAAAATAAAGAAGAAACTTTAAAAGAATATATAACTTTATGTAAAGCTGGAGGTTCTGAATCTTTCTTTAAATTACTAGATATAGGTAACTTAAAAAACCCTATGACTACTAATATCTTAGAAGAAATCGCACCTAAATTAGAAGAATTATTAAATAGTATTGAAATCTAA
- a CDS encoding oligopeptide ABC transporter substrate-binding protein produces the protein MKMKWLKMFGLFTGLLLLASCGDVNGGAKEAGNGKELVDVSAIEKKYPAYFKNDGEVVQVDTLKVAIVSDSPFKGIFNGFLYSDAIDNNFMKYTMNGAFPIDDDLKLILDSDETPIKVTISPEEKTVTYKINPNFKWSNGDPVTTKDIVKTYEIFANQDYIVSSKSLRFSKNRKAIVGIEEYNQGKADKISGLEVIDDSTMKIHLKEITPSTYWGGNFAGELVNAKQFEGIPMNKIAESDALRKNPLSYGPYYIKEIVQGEKVVFEANPYYYKGEPKIKRIEMEVLPSSQQVAAIKAGKYDIVTGVSNDVFPEMETLDNITIVTKKASYMNYIAFKLGKWDSEKNEVVTDPNSKMYDINLRKAMAYAIDNDAIGEQFHHGLATTAKSQLSPLFPSLHDPEINGYRLDVEKAKQLLDEAGYKDVDGDGIREGKDGKPIKFTFAMMSGGDIAEPLSQYYLQQWKNIGLNVELVDGRLLDFNNFYDRVEADDPAIDFCLAAIGFGSDPQQVSLFGKTAGFNLSRYTSERLEKALANTVSPEAIDDQKRIEFYREYERVFMDELPVVPQLNKYEYLVLNKRVKMFDWTESARAFGEEFDWSKLEVTAKEPLAATTK, from the coding sequence ATGAAAATGAAATGGTTAAAAATGTTTGGTTTATTTACTGGTTTACTGTTATTAGCATCTTGTGGAGATGTGAATGGGGGGGCAAAAGAAGCAGGAAATGGAAAAGAACTTGTAGATGTTTCAGCTATTGAAAAGAAATATCCAGCTTATTTCAAAAATGATGGTGAAGTTGTCCAAGTTGATACTTTAAAAGTAGCTATAGTATCAGATTCGCCTTTTAAAGGAATCTTTAATGGTTTTCTTTACTCAGATGCAATAGATAATAACTTTATGAAGTACACTATGAATGGAGCTTTCCCTATAGATGATGATTTAAAACTTATCTTGGACAGCGATGAAACTCCAATAAAAGTTACTATAAGTCCAGAAGAAAAAACTGTTACATATAAAATTAATCCAAATTTTAAATGGTCAAATGGAGACCCTGTAACAACTAAAGATATAGTAAAAACTTATGAAATATTTGCAAATCAAGATTACATTGTAAGTTCTAAATCTTTAAGATTCAGTAAAAATAGAAAAGCCATTGTAGGTATAGAAGAATATAACCAAGGAAAAGCTGATAAAATATCAGGACTTGAAGTTATAGATGATTCTACAATGAAAATACACTTAAAAGAAATAACACCTTCTACATACTGGGGAGGAAACTTTGCAGGAGAATTAGTTAATGCAAAGCAATTTGAAGGAATACCTATGAATAAAATTGCTGAATCAGATGCTTTAAGAAAAAATCCTCTATCTTATGGACCTTACTACATTAAAGAAATAGTACAAGGTGAAAAAGTTGTATTTGAAGCAAACCCTTATTACTATAAAGGTGAACCTAAGATAAAAAGAATAGAAATGGAAGTTTTACCTTCATCTCAACAAGTTGCAGCTATAAAAGCTGGGAAATATGATATAGTAACAGGTGTTAGTAATGATGTTTTCCCTGAAATGGAAACATTAGATAACATAACTATTGTAACAAAGAAGGCATCTTATATGAACTATATTGCATTTAAATTAGGTAAATGGGATTCAGAAAAAAATGAAGTTGTAACAGATCCAAATTCAAAGATGTATGATATTAATTTAAGAAAAGCTATGGCTTATGCTATAGATAATGATGCAATAGGAGAACAATTCCATCATGGACTAGCTACTACAGCTAAATCACAACTTTCTCCATTATTCCCATCATTACATGATCCAGAAATAAATGGATACAGACTTGATGTTGAGAAAGCTAAACAATTACTTGATGAAGCTGGATATAAAGATGTTGATGGAGATGGAATAAGAGAAGGTAAAGATGGTAAGCCTATTAAATTTACTTTTGCAATGATGTCAGGTGGGGATATAGCTGAACCTCTTTCTCAATATTATTTACAACAATGGAAAAATATAGGGCTTAATGTTGAATTAGTTGATGGAAGATTATTAGATTTCAATAACTTCTATGATAGAGTAGAAGCAGATGATCCTGCTATTGATTTCTGTTTAGCAGCTATAGGTTTTGGTTCAGATCCACAACAAGTAAGCTTATTTGGAAAGACTGCTGGATTCAACCTTTCTCGTTATACTTCTGAAAGATTAGAGAAGGCATTAGCTAATACAGTGTCTCCAGAAGCTATAGATGATCAAAAGAGAATAGAGTTCTATAGAGAATATGAAAGAGTATTTATGGATGAACTTCCTGTAGTTCCACAATTAAATAAATATGAATACTTAGTTTTAAATAAGAGAGTAAAAATGTTTGACTGGACAGAAAGTGCTAGAGCTTTTGGAGAAGAATTTGACTGGTCTAAACTAGAAGTAACAGCTAAAGAACCTTTAGCAGCAACAACAAAATAA
- the opp4B gene encoding oligopeptide ABC transporter permease: protein MWKTILRRVLLMIPQLFILSLLIFILAKLMPGDALSGMIDPTVDAETIEKIRLQLGYYDPWYIQYFRWLKNAFHGDLGISYTYKLPVLTVIGARAMNSFSLSILALIIMYCIALPVGIFAGKNQGSKFDKGVILFNFFTYAIPSFVMYLFAILLFGYKLKWFPTIGSVDAGVIKGTFAYYASRLHHMILPAMCIAILSTTGTIQYLRNEVIDAKTADYVKTARSKGVPMRKVYTKHIFRNSLLPIAAFFGFQISGLLGGAVIAESIFNYQGMGKFFVESILTRDYSVVTTLILLYGLLFLLGSLLSDITMAIVDPRIRIE, encoded by the coding sequence ATGTGGAAAACAATACTTAGAAGAGTTTTATTGATGATACCTCAGCTTTTTATATTAAGTTTGTTAATCTTTATTTTAGCAAAATTAATGCCAGGGGATGCTTTATCGGGAATGATAGATCCTACAGTTGATGCCGAAACAATAGAAAAAATAAGACTACAATTAGGATATTATGATCCTTGGTATATACAATATTTTAGATGGTTAAAAAATGCTTTTCATGGTGATTTAGGAATAAGTTATACTTATAAATTGCCTGTACTAACTGTTATTGGTGCAAGAGCAATGAACAGTTTTAGCTTATCTATCTTAGCTTTAATTATTATGTATTGTATAGCACTTCCAGTTGGAATATTTGCAGGTAAGAATCAAGGTTCTAAATTTGATAAAGGAGTTATACTATTTAACTTCTTTACATATGCAATACCTTCATTTGTAATGTACCTATTTGCAATACTCCTATTTGGTTATAAATTAAAGTGGTTCCCAACTATAGGATCTGTTGATGCAGGAGTTATAAAAGGAACATTTGCATATTATGCAAGTCGTTTACATCATATGATTTTACCAGCTATGTGTATAGCTATTCTTAGTACAACAGGAACTATACAATATTTAAGAAATGAAGTAATAGATGCTAAGACAGCTGACTATGTAAAAACTGCAAGAAGTAAGGGAGTTCCTATGAGAAAAGTTTATACAAAACACATTTTTAGAAACTCTTTATTACCTATAGCTGCTTTCTTTGGATTCCAAATATCAGGGCTTTTAGGTGGAGCAGTAATAGCAGAAAGTATTTTTAACTATCAAGGTATGGGAAAGTTTTTCGTAGAATCTATACTTACAAGAGATTATAGTGTAGTTACAACACTAATATTACTTTATGGATTGCTTTTCTTATTAGGTTCATTATTATCAGATATTACAATGGCAATAGTTGACCCAAGAATAAGAATAGAGTAA
- a CDS encoding ABC transporter ATP-binding protein, giving the protein MEENKPILCEMKNLCTAFRIKDDYFNAVENVNLSLYQNEVLAIVGESGCGKSTLATTIMGLHNFNFTKVSGEVLFEGKNILNSTEDEYNKIRGGKIGMIFQDPLSALNPLQRVGQQIEEGLMYHTKLNAEQRKERAFELLKRVGIEKPERIYKQFPHQLSGGMRQRVVIAIALSCKPKILIADEPTTALDVTIQAQILDLIADLQEEIKAGIILITHDLGVVAQIADRVAVMYAGEIVELATSKEIFTNPLHPYTRSLLKSIPQLDTNENDELHVIKGMVPSLKNLPREGCRFSARIPYIPKEAHEEHPGFYEAFPGHFVRCTCWKTFKFQEEDKK; this is encoded by the coding sequence ATGGAAGAAAATAAACCAATTTTATGTGAGATGAAAAATCTCTGTACTGCTTTTAGAATTAAGGATGATTACTTTAATGCTGTTGAAAATGTAAATCTATCTCTCTATCAAAATGAAGTATTAGCAATAGTTGGAGAATCTGGTTGTGGAAAAAGTACATTAGCAACAACCATAATGGGATTACATAATTTTAACTTTACAAAAGTCTCAGGAGAAGTACTTTTTGAAGGAAAAAATATTCTTAATTCAACTGAAGATGAGTACAATAAAATCAGAGGTGGAAAAATAGGAATGATATTTCAAGATCCCCTTTCTGCATTAAATCCGTTACAAAGAGTAGGTCAGCAAATAGAAGAAGGACTTATGTATCACACTAAATTAAATGCTGAACAAAGAAAAGAAAGAGCTTTTGAACTATTAAAAAGAGTAGGAATTGAAAAACCTGAAAGAATTTATAAGCAATTTCCACATCAACTTTCTGGTGGAATGAGACAAAGAGTTGTTATAGCCATTGCTCTTAGTTGTAAGCCAAAAATATTGATAGCAGATGAACCAACAACTGCTCTTGATGTTACTATTCAAGCACAAATACTAGACTTGATTGCAGATTTACAAGAAGAAATAAAAGCTGGAATAATTTTAATAACTCATGACTTAGGAGTAGTTGCTCAAATCGCTGATAGAGTTGCTGTAATGTATGCAGGAGAAATAGTAGAACTTGCAACAAGTAAAGAAATTTTTACTAATCCATTACATCCATACACAAGAAGCTTATTAAAATCAATACCTCAACTTGATACTAATGAAAATGATGAACTTCATGTTATCAAAGGTATGGTACCTTCGTTAAAGAATCTACCAAGAGAAGGTTGTAGATTCTCAGCAAGAATACCTTATATTCCAAAAGAAGCACATGAGGAACATCCAGGATTTTATGAAGCATTTCCAGGACATTTTGTTAGATGTACTTGTTGGAAAACTTTCAAATTTCAGGAGGAAGATAAAAAATGA
- a CDS encoding ABC transporter permease, which produces MEKNIKDPVKTENPTGFSVIVREFKKDKIALFSFFAVTIFIITVFIASMFIDLQQLQTVDIFRKYEVPSFDNFWNFFGRDSGGRSVMGYVIVGARNSITIGVIITIITTFIGLFVGLSMGYYGGKIDDWGMRIVDFISIMPSLMIIIVFVSIVPKYGIFEFIMIFSLFYWTSTTRLVRSKTLSEARRDYVNASKTMGTSNLKIMFREILPNISSIIIVSATLALASNIGIEVALSFLGFGLPAATPSLGTLISYASKPEIIQYKLYVWLPAAIVLLFMMLAINYIGQALRRAADAKQRLG; this is translated from the coding sequence ATGGAAAAAAATATTAAGGACCCAGTTAAAACAGAAAACCCAACAGGTTTTTCTGTTATAGTGAGAGAGTTTAAAAAGGATAAAATAGCACTTTTCTCTTTTTTTGCAGTAACAATATTTATAATAACAGTGTTTATTGCGTCAATGTTTATTGATTTACAACAACTACAAACAGTTGATATTTTTAGAAAATATGAAGTCCCTTCTTTTGATAATTTCTGGAATTTCTTTGGAAGAGATTCTGGAGGACGTAGTGTAATGGGATATGTTATTGTTGGAGCAAGAAACTCAATAACAATAGGAGTTATTATAACTATAATAACAACATTCATAGGACTTTTTGTAGGTCTTAGTATGGGATATTATGGTGGAAAAATAGATGATTGGGGAATGAGAATAGTTGACTTCATCAGTATCATGCCTTCACTTATGATCATCATAGTTTTTGTTAGTATAGTACCTAAATATGGAATTTTTGAGTTTATTATGATTTTTAGTTTATTTTATTGGACAAGTACAACTAGACTTGTTCGTTCAAAAACTTTATCAGAAGCAAGAAGAGATTATGTAAATGCTTCAAAAACAATGGGAACAAGTAATTTAAAAATTATGTTTAGAGAAATACTACCAAATATTTCTTCAATAATTATTGTAAGTGCTACATTGGCATTAGCTTCAAATATTGGTATAGAAGTTGCATTATCTTTCTTAGGTTTTGGATTGCCAGCAGCAACTCCATCATTGGGAACTTTAATTTCTTATGCTTCTAAACCTGAAATTATACAATATAAGTTATATGTATGGCTTCCAGCTGCAATAGTTTTACTATTTATGATGTTAGCAATAAACTATATAGGACAAGCTTTAAGAAGAGCAGCAGATGCAAAACAAAGATTAGGATAA
- a CDS encoding urocanate hydratase: MLNNKTIYDAMTIKLTAEDIPMEIPKLDPSIRRAPKRIVKLSDHDIELALRNALRYIPEEFHEMLAPEFLQELEERGRIYGYRFRPEGNLYGKPIDEYKGKCTEAKAMQVMIDNNLDFDIALYPYELVTYGETGQVCQNWMQYRLIKKYLENMTQDQTLVVASGHPTGLFRSNPYAPRAIITNGLMIGLFDNYEDWARGAAIGVANYGQMTAGGWMYIGPQGIVHGTYSTILNAGRLFCGVPADGDLSGKLFITSGLGGMSGAQGKACEIAKGVAIVAEVDLSRINTRLEQGWVNVIAKTPEEAFKIAEEKMASKTPYAIAYHGNIVEILEYAIEHNKHIDLLSDQTSCHAVYDGGYCPVGTSFEERTKLLGTDRAKFRELVNEGLKRHYKAIKTLHDRGVYFFDYGNSFLKSIYDVGITEISKNGKDDKEGFIFPSYVEDILGPELFDYGYGPFRWVCLSRKKEDLLKTDKAALELVDPNRRYQDRDNYVWIQDADKNGLVVGTQARIFYQDAMSRTRIALKFNEMVRNGEIGPVMLGRDHHDVSGTDSPFRETSNIKDGSNIMADMATQCFAGNAARGMTMIALHNGGGVGIGKSINGGFGMVLDGSKRVDEILWQAMPWDVMGGVARRAWARNPHSIETVVEYNLDNQGTDHITLPYIVSDELVKKVLKK, encoded by the coding sequence ATGTTAAATAATAAAACTATTTATGATGCAATGACAATAAAGCTTACAGCTGAAGATATTCCAATGGAGATACCTAAATTAGATCCTTCAATAAGAAGAGCTCCAAAAAGAATAGTTAAACTTTCAGACCATGATATTGAACTTGCATTAAGAAATGCACTAAGATATATACCTGAAGAATTCCATGAAATGTTAGCACCTGAATTCTTACAAGAATTAGAAGAAAGAGGAAGAATTTATGGATACAGATTCAGACCTGAAGGAAATCTTTATGGAAAACCAATAGATGAATATAAAGGGAAATGTACAGAAGCTAAGGCTATGCAAGTTATGATAGATAATAACCTTGACTTTGATATAGCTCTATATCCTTATGAACTTGTTACTTATGGAGAAACAGGACAAGTTTGTCAAAACTGGATGCAATACAGACTTATTAAAAAATATCTTGAAAATATGACACAAGATCAAACTCTTGTTGTTGCATCAGGACACCCAACTGGATTATTCAGATCTAATCCATATGCTCCAAGAGCAATCATAACTAATGGACTTATGATCGGATTATTCGATAACTATGAAGATTGGGCTAGAGGAGCTGCAATAGGTGTTGCTAACTATGGACAAATGACTGCAGGTGGATGGATGTACATAGGACCTCAAGGAATAGTTCACGGAACTTACTCTACTATCTTAAATGCAGGAAGATTATTCTGTGGAGTACCTGCTGATGGAGATTTAAGTGGAAAATTATTCATAACTTCAGGACTTGGAGGAATGAGTGGAGCTCAAGGTAAAGCTTGTGAAATAGCAAAAGGTGTTGCTATAGTTGCAGAAGTTGACTTATCAAGAATCAACACAAGATTAGAACAAGGATGGGTAAATGTTATAGCAAAAACTCCTGAAGAAGCATTCAAAATAGCTGAAGAAAAAATGGCTTCTAAGACTCCTTATGCAATAGCATACCATGGAAACATAGTTGAAATATTAGAATATGCTATAGAACATAACAAACATATAGATTTATTATCTGACCAAACATCTTGTCATGCTGTATATGATGGAGGATATTGTCCAGTAGGAACTTCATTTGAAGAAAGAACTAAATTATTAGGAACAGATAGAGCTAAATTTAGAGAATTAGTAAATGAAGGATTAAAGAGACACTATAAAGCAATAAAAACTTTACATGACAGAGGAGTTTACTTCTTTGACTATGGAAACAGTTTCTTAAAATCTATATATGATGTAGGAATAACTGAAATTTCTAAAAATGGTAAAGATGATAAAGAAGGATTTATATTCCCTTCATATGTTGAAGACATATTAGGACCAGAATTATTTGACTACGGATATGGACCATTCAGATGGGTATGTCTATCAAGAAAGAAAGAAGACTTATTAAAGACAGACAAAGCTGCTCTAGAACTTGTTGATCCTAACAGAAGATACCAAGATAGAGACAACTATGTATGGATACAAGATGCTGATAAGAATGGACTTGTTGTTGGAACACAAGCAAGAATATTCTATCAAGATGCTATGAGTAGAACTAGAATAGCTCTTAAATTCAATGAAATGGTAAGAAATGGAGAAATCGGACCAGTTATGTTAGGTAGAGACCACCATGACGTATCTGGAACAGACTCACCTTTCAGAGAAACTTCTAACATCAAAGATGGAAGTAACATAATGGCAGATATGGCAACTCAATGTTTTGCTGGAAATGCTGCAAGAGGAATGACTATGATAGCTCTTCATAATGGTGGAGGAGTTGGAATAGGAAAATCTATCAATGGTGGATTTGGAATGGTTCTTGATGGAAGTAAGAGAGTAGATGAAATCTTATGGCAAGCTATGCCTTGGGACGTTATGGGAGGAGTTGCCAGAAGAGCTTGGGCTAGAAATCCTCACTCTATTGAAACAGTTGTTGAATACAACCTTGATAACCAAGGAACAGATCATATCACATTACCTTACATAGTAAGTGATGAATTAGTAAAAAAAGTTTTAAAGAAATAA
- a CDS encoding ATP-binding cassette domain-containing protein, whose amino-acid sequence MSLLEIKNLKVHYPIRGGFFNKVVDHVYAVDGVSMVIEQGKTYGLIGESGSGKSTIGKTIIGLEKATAGEILYNGKNILDPKVRKEMKFNSEVQMIFQDSMSSLNPKKRVLDILAEPIRNFEKLSKEAEKEKVYELLEIVGMPKDSIYKYPHEFSGGQRQRLGIARAIACKPKLIIADEPVSALDLSVQAQVLNYLKNIQRELNLSYIFISHDLGVVRHMCDYIYIMHRGKFTETGTREDIYKDARHIYTKRLIASIPQINPESREELKKRREDVEKEYEKLYSQFYDENGKVYDLEKISETHSVASSAKI is encoded by the coding sequence ATGAGCTTATTAGAAATTAAAAATTTAAAAGTACACTATCCTATCAGAGGAGGTTTTTTTAACAAGGTTGTAGATCATGTATATGCTGTTGATGGTGTAAGCATGGTAATAGAGCAAGGAAAAACTTATGGTTTAATAGGAGAGTCTGGATCTGGTAAATCTACTATAGGAAAGACGATAATAGGACTAGAAAAAGCAACTGCTGGAGAAATTTTATATAATGGAAAAAATATATTAGATCCAAAAGTTAGAAAAGAAATGAAATTCAATAGTGAAGTACAAATGATATTTCAAGACTCAATGTCAAGTCTTAACCCTAAAAAAAGAGTATTAGATATTTTGGCAGAACCAATTAGAAATTTTGAAAAATTAAGTAAGGAAGCAGAAAAAGAAAAAGTATATGAATTACTTGAAATAGTAGGAATGCCAAAAGATTCAATATATAAATATCCTCATGAATTCTCAGGAGGACAAAGACAAAGATTAGGTATAGCAAGAGCAATTGCTTGTAAACCTAAACTTATTATAGCTGATGAACCAGTATCAGCACTAGATTTATCAGTTCAAGCACAAGTTTTGAACTATTTAAAGAACATTCAAAGAGAATTAAATCTATCTTATATATTTATTTCACATGATTTAGGTGTTGTTAGACATATGTGTGACTATATTTATATTATGCACAGAGGTAAATTTACTGAAACAGGAACAAGAGAGGACATATATAAGGATGCTAGACATATTTACACAAAGAGATTAATAGCTTCTATACCTCAAATAAACCCTGAATCTAGAGAAGAACTAAAGAAAAGAAGAGAAGATGTAGAAAAAGAATATGAAAAACTATATTCTCAATTCTATGATGAAAATGGAAAAGTTTACGATTTAGAAAAAATTTCAGAAACACACTCTGTAGCAAGTTCTGCAAAGATATAA